In a genomic window of Nothobranchius furzeri strain GRZ-AD chromosome 14, NfurGRZ-RIMD1, whole genome shotgun sequence:
- the cfap65 gene encoding cilia- and flagella-associated protein 65 isoform X4, with product MLAEASSIANRWEISISGQNVEDTGTHNGQDGRYQKNTSNQKTCHLGLETKPELLWDNWSPGSKFTKVLVLKNIDNKLKKLNIRHPMSNIFSASIPQIVFISPGTTFIIPITFGPQQMCEYEDSIEFQDKKERFCVYLHAIIPCHMLEVPGSVELPLCAVQHTSQTEFHIKNARNFQTFFEWDCAEPFHLSPERGLLQPEQECPIRVMFHPQEAQMHQQQACCRFGDEGEKANSVTVHLQGEAKYPYLELKHPGSKKEENCLSELHFGSVAVDQSLSKHFDIFNPSSVSVHFSLSPLPAVAMFTSAFYCDVTRGILPPGGSLRASVTYSPTVVDTVSVEYLSLKYNGSINNPQLTLKGKCIGPSVSLLPLVLDFGCVKERGSAVLTVKLINSSPAEAIYQWDIDSGNSVFSILPASGSVAPHSHIKLKAVYRPTQPIAYYRRVACLVLHTDPVFLDLIGTCHSELQRPQKLKPEHLVQYMSHYSYVQTSPFSDNDLQQNVNTQLDQQGVPLPMPEINQNPVILTTPMEDIRQVSTGSVDFFSSSSSSPSSPHVSVVPSELLFNHKIIPSSISPSEFVQYVTVRNYSGGKLRLAWTVAEDSPFSVSPSSFDLDSLTSNSFTVTYAPKQLNTLHGGQLECFVYQEDISDGLRPPLCFTVRVIGHSFQQGKKHFDPSCSLNPSQVVFPGLGGMSCQNVLLQNNSTLPLTFCLSHASNTWRDSLSLLPGCGLIPPGDHQIITIRLLPTEDSPEQGLRLTLQLNAAEFSKELTILSVAEKPHVSLESGSSLYFHPTAVGSTSQSTHHIKNISCLPIQFEWNIPETEQRFIFVKPDAGELHPNETSVQVWTFSPLAEESYTLQPTLNFWPVQSDGSKRWNLTLEVVGRGAKGFIEVENAVVDVGDVLYGSCRKVEIPLVNNSPCFLKFRLSVERIQADVHPSYEQEYDQSAFHLDWETGAITSNSTTLLQSSVRLYKQARYLWAISAQVLNADGTTSSSPQKLCEVQAKGVFPTLQVVGACSGGSVDRLSKGHVWKLLSLDSLNEHLRSAPSSAEVTTKPPINLHISPPIFPTVLLDFSFGSASVYSDPAEFVLMFHNPGSFPVDWAFLFPKDQRTELPGWAETGELSSTELDHMQIQDCKLFTVAPHSGTLLPGQKRAVQFSYSHNVIGTNRLPVVFKLSYGRETLLNFQGVTVEQDKPHLFASNQHAFAPVDVGDCRPPRQMYELYNGGAVQVHYEVDQTVLSQLQMDNFNHPVLSCISPQGEVLPGETATLEWIFSPLELKLYQMDVPIHIHDNDLITVRFEGCGTKTLTQSSSDVSMQREPFPGQVLFLSEDSVLIGDVPVRSQTTRVFFLTNVSHTESALFLWEIPRQKGSDQKVVQIHPERGRLRPEECTLCVLTFSSTDYPTIHQLDLICQVTQEAALVQYHDELQRWEEEKRRQENEFIITDKSASKNQRVLVDEKPQTSPVRKGSLSKYKVLPPISAGSEIYRREETVSFYTNQTRAERRLRREAAKIWRCPQPPRPALLHLRVAAHSFELQDYLKLCPDEYHTCFRNIQAKIGPTSAVPPLFAPSLSSAPGPGKDVVAQILTCMISDILSDPELARSPVTLSSKPRPYQPADMSSTHFSPVPPSPCTPTRPPSTSATLPQHHRLLNEAVAKEGTEITQNTLQPMLAPAYMCEAVLLNTLQNLLTEAVKGQFDLTAHPCIIPPSSYLRSRAKPEEDQ from the exons ATGTTGGCAGAAGCTAGCAGCATTGCAAATCGATGGGAAATCTCCATCTCTGGACAAAATGTCGAA GATACAGGAACTCACAACGGACAGGATGGGCGGTACCAgaaaaatacctcaaaccaaAAAACCTGTCATTTGGGTTTGGAAACCAAACCAGAGCTCCTATGGGACAATTGGAGCCCTGGAAGCAAATTCACCAAGGTTCTGGTGTTAAAAAACATCGATAACAAGCTGAAGAAGCTGAACATTAG aCATCCAATGTCCAACATTTTCTCTGCCTCGATTCCTCAGATCGTCTTCATCAGCCCGGGGACTACTTTCATTATTCCAATCACCTTTGGGCCACAACAAATG TGTGAATATGAGGACAGCATTGAGTTTCAAGATAAAAAAGAAAGATTTTGTGTGTATCTCCATGCCATCATCCCCTGCCATATGCTGGAGGTTCCTGGTTCTGTGGAGCTCCCACTCTGTGCCGTTCAGCACACCTCACAAACTGAATTCCATATAAAAAATGCCAG GAATTTCCAGACGTTTTTCGAGTGGGATTGTGCAGAACCGTTTCATTTGAGCCCAGAGCGAGGCCTGCTGCAGCCTGAGCAGGAGTGTCCCATCAGAGTGATGTTCCACCCACAAGAGGCGCAGATGCACCAGCAGCAGGCCTGCTGCAGATTTGGAGATGAAGGGGAAAAGGCTAATAGCGTCACTGTACATCTACAGGGAGAAG caaaatATCCTTACCTTGAGTTAAAACATCCGGGCAGCAAAAAGGAGGAAAATTGCCTTTCAGAGTTACACTTTGGGTCTGTGGCAGTTGACCAGAGTTTAAGCAAACACTTTGACATCTTTAACCCTTCCTCT GTAAGCGTGCATTTTTCCCTATCACCACTGCCTGCTGTAGCCATGTTTACATCAGCGTTCTACTGTGATGTCACCAGAGGCATCTTGCCACCTGGTGGGTCCCTCCGGGCTTCAGTCACGTATTCTCCCACCGTGGTGGACACCGTCTCTGTCGAGTACTTGTCTCTAAAATATAACGGGTCAATCAACAATCCTCAGCTCACACTTAAAGGCAAATGTATAg GTCCCAGCGTTTCACTCTTGCCCTTGGTTTTGGACTTTGGGTGTGTTAAAGAACGTGGATCGGCAGTGCTGACAGTGAAACTGATTAATTCATCTCCTGCTGAGGCTATTTACCAATGGGACATTGATAGTGGAAACAGTGTATTTAGTATTTTGCCAGCAAGTGGGTCTGTGGCCCCACATAGCCACATCAAGCTTAAGGCAGTCTATAGACCCACACAACCAATAGCATACTACAGAAGAGTGGCATGTCTCGTCCTGCACACG GATCCAGTGTTTCTGGATTTAATTGGAACTTGTCACTCGGAGCTCCAGCGACCACAAAAACTAAAACCTGAACACTTGGTTCAGTACATGAGTCACTACAGCTATGTCCAGACCAGCCCATTCTCTGATAATGATTTGCAGCAAAATGTAAATACGCAGCTAGACCAGCAGGGGGTGCCATTACCCATGCCGGAG ATAAATCAAAACCCTGTTATTTTGACCACACCCATGGAAGACATTCGTCAAGTCAGCACGGGATCCGTAGATTTTTTCTCCTCTAGCTCTTCTTCACCATCATCTCCACATGTATCGGTGGTGCCAAGTGAATTGCTGTTTAACCACAAAATCATACCCTCTTCTATTTCTCCATCAGAGTTCGTACAGTATGTTACTGTTAGGAACTACAGTGGAGGGAAACTTAG GCTGGCGTGGACCGTCGCTGAAGATTCTCCCTTCTCAGTGTCTCCATCCTCGTTCGACCTGGACTCACTGACATCAAACTCATTCACAGTGACTTATGCCCCCAAGCAGCTTAATACCCTGCATGGGGGACAACTTGAGTGTTTTGTGTACCAAGAG GACATTTCTGATGGGCTGCGACCGCCTTTATGTTTTACTGTCAGAGTCATCGGTCATTCATTTCAGCAAGGAAAGAAACATTTCGACCCAAGCTGCTCTTTGAACCCATCTCAAGTG GTTTTTCCTGGCCTGGGTGGAATGTCCTGTCAGAATGTTCTACTGCAGAACAACAGCACACTGCCACTCACCTTCTGCCTAAGCCACGCCTCAAACACCTGGAGAGACTCTCTTTCCCTGCTGCCAGGCTGTGGTCTGATCCCACCGGGGGATCACCAGATCATCACCATCAGATTACTTCCCACTGAGGACAGTCCTGAACAGGGATTACGCTTAACGTTGCAGCTTAACGCAGCTGAATTCTCAAAG GAGCTAACAATATTAAGTGTGGCTGAAAAGCCACACGTGTCCCTGGAAAGTGGCAGCAGTTTGTATTTCCACCCAACAGCTGTGGGTTCAACATCCCAGAGCACCCATCACATTAAGAACATCAGTTGCCTGCCTATACA GTTTGAGTGGAACATTCCAGAAACAGAACAGAGGTTTATTTTTGTCAAACCAGACGCTGGTGAACTGCATCCCAATGAAACCTCG GTTCAGGTGTGGACCTTCAGTCCTTTGGCAGAGGAATCCTACACGCTTCAACCTACCCTCAACTTCTGGCCAGTCCAGAGTGATGGATCCAAAAGGTGGAATCTCACCCTTGAAGTGGTTGGAAGGGGTGCAAAGGGCTTCATAGAG GTGGAGAACGCAGTCGTGGATGTGGGGGATGTTTTATATGGAAGCTGTAGAAAAGTGGAAATTCCTCTGGTGAACAACAGTCCCTGTTTTTTAAAGTTTCGTCTTTCTGTGGAGCGGATTCAAGCAGATGTCCACCCTTCTTATGAGCAAGAATACGATCAGAGTG CTTTTCATCTGGACTGGGAAACGGGAGCCATCACCTCAAACTCCACGACGCTGCTCCAGTCCTCTGTCAGACTTTACAAACAAGCGCGCTACCTCTGGGCCATCAGTGCTCAGGTTCTAAATGCTGATG GGACTACATCATCTTCTCCTCAGAAACTGTGTGAAGTTCAGGCTAAGGGGGTGTTCCCCACCTTACAGGTTGTCGGTGCATGTAGTGGTGGAAGTGTGGACAGGCTCAGCAAGGGGCATGTGTGGAAACTCCTCTCACTGGACAGCCTTAATGAACATCTGCGTTCTGCCCCCTCTTCTGCAGAAGTCACCACAAAACCCCCCATAAA TCTGCACATTAGTCCTCCCATCTTCCCCACAGTCCTGCTGGACTTCAGCTTTGGTTCAGCTTCTGTGTATTCTGATCCTGCAGAGTTTGTGTTGATGTTTCACAACCCTGGTTCTTTCCCCGTAGACTG GGCCTTTTTATTTCCGAAGGACCAGCGCACTGAGCTGCCAGGCTGGGCGGAGACAGGAGAGCTCAGCAGCACAGAGCTGGACCACATGCAG ATTCAAGACTGTAAGCTCTTCACTGTTGCTCCTCATTCTGGGACTTTGCTTCCTGGCCAGAAGAGGGCAGTACAGTTCAGCTACAG TCACAATGTAATCGGAACAAATCGTCTCCCGGTTGTATTCAAACTCTCTTATGGCCGAGAGACGTTG CTGAACTTTCAGGGAGTGACAGTAGAGCAAGACAAACCACACCTCTTTGCCTCCAATCAACATGCGTTCGCCCCTGTAGATGTCGGGGACTGCAGGCCTCCAAGGCAG atGTATGAATTATACAATGGCGGGGCGGTGCAAGTACACTATGAAGTTGACCAAACTGTGTTGTCACAGCTTCAGATGGACAACTTCAATCATCCGGTGTTGTCCTGCATCAGTCCACAAGGAGAAGTTCTCCCTGGGGAGACAGCCACACTTGAGTGGATCTTCTCTCCACTGGAGTTAAAGCTGTACCAA ATGGATGTTCCTATTCATATCCATGACAACGACTTGATAACTGTGAGGTTTGAAGGATGTGGGACTaagactttgacacagagctcctCAGATGTCAGTATGCAGAGAGAGCCCTTTCCAGGACAG GTATTATTTCTGTCTGAGGACAGTGTTCTTATAGGTGATGTCCCTGTTCGCTCACAAACTACAAGAGTCTTCTTCCTCACCAATGTGTCTCACACAGAATCTGCTCTCTTCTTGTGGGAGATTCCCCGACAGAAGGGGTCAGACCAGAAG GTGGTGCAGATCCATCCAGAGCGAGGCCGTCTGCGTCCAGAGGAGTGCACCCTCTGCGTCCTGACCTTCAGCTCCACTGATTACCCCACCATTCATCAGCTGGATCTCATATGTCAG GTCACTCAGGAGGCTGCTCTTGTTCAGTATCATGATGAGCTGCAGCGCTGGGAAGAAGAGAAACGAAGGCAGGAGAATGAATTCATAATCACAGACAAAAGTGCTTCGAAAAACCAAAGAGTTTTGGTGGATGAG AAACCTCAAACATCTCCTGTCAGAAAAGGGTCCCTCAGTAAATATAAG GTTCTTCCTCCTATCTCAGCTGGTAGCGAAATCTACAGGCGTGAAGAAACAGTCAGTTTTTATACCAACCAAACCCGAGCCGAGCGAAGGCTGCGACGAGAAGCCGCAAAAATATGGAGGTGCCCTCAACCCCCCCGACCAGCTCTGCTGCACCTGAGGGTTGCAGCTCACTCCTTTGAGCTTCAGGACTACTTGAAACTCTGTCCTGACGAGTACCACACATGTTTTAG GAACATTCAGGCTAAAATTGGACCCACTTCTGCAGTCCCACCCCTCTTCGCTCCCTCGCTTTCATCAGCTCCTGGCCCTGGGAAGGACGTTGTTGCACAGATACTAACCTGCATGATCAG